The nucleotide window ATCCGCACCAAGCGCATCCACGCGCTCCGCAGCGTCCCCGCGATGACCGCGCTCGGCTACACGTCCCTGGTGGTCTCCTTCCGTGGCGATGGAGACGGGCCGGCGGTTCCTCACAGCGCCTCGATGCTCGGTCAGCGCGAGTGGGCCGACGTAGCCGCGGCGATCGACTACGCAGCCGCCCATGGCGCGAAGAAGATCGTCCTAATCGGCTGGTCCCTCGGCGGTGGCGTGGCGCTGCTGGCTGCAGAGCGCACGAGCCGCCGCGACCTGCTCTCGGGCCTCGTCCTCGTTGGACCGGCGCTGAACTGGAAGACGGCGATCGAGCAGGGCGCTGTGGAGATGGGGTTGCCTCGTCAGGTCGCGATCCTCGGCCTCGTCGGCTTGCGCAGCAAGCTCGCGAGCCGTCTCGTCGGCCTCCCTGAGCCTGTCGACTTCGATGCGCTCGACTGGGTGCGCGAGCCCCGCGCCGCGGCGCTGGGCTGCCCGATCCTCCTGTTCCACTCCGCCGGCGACACGACCCTCCCGATGGAGGTATCCCAGCGGTTCGCGAAGCTGAACGCGCCCGCTGTGGAAATGGTCGAGACGGCGGCTACCGCTCACAACACCGAGTACAACGTCGATCCCGAGGTCTTCGACTCGACCATCGCTCGATGGATTTCGCAGCACCAGTAACGAAAGCGCTAGCACTGGCCTACTGTTAATGCCATGGGGGCTCTTCATGGCGCATCACGAGTGGACCGTGCACACTCCGACGACGGCCGGGCCATCGAGACGCGATGGTCCGCCGTCGTTCACTTCTTCCGGCTCGGTAACAGCCACTCCGTCGACTGCGACTGCCGCTGCTGCCTGGCGACCCGCGAGCCGTCGATGGCTGACGACGACTTGGACGCGCGGACGGGCCTCGTGCGCCACTACCCCGTCTCCGAACTCGAGGATGCCGCGGAGGACGCGGTGCTGCGAGCAGTGACGCTGGAAACGTACTGGTTCGGCCGAGACGTCATCGCGGCCGGCTACGAGCTCCACTCCGGAGAACGATTCGAGGACGTCGCGGTGACCTCACCCGAAGGGGATCAGTTCGCGGTCGAGGGGTGGCTTGCCGCCGACGCCTTCGAGTTGCAGTTCGCCACAGGACTTCGGGCGGTCGCAGACGAGGACGCTCTTCTCGCGCAGCGATGCGTGACCTTGCTCGAGCGGATCCCGGCGGGGACAGGGAACGCCTTCTGCGTCATATAGCGGGCGGCGGATCAGCGAGGTCCGACTGGCCCTTCTGATACGCCCGACTGACCTCGTGCAGGCGATCGATCGCCTCCCAGTCGACCTTGTAGGTCACGGTCTTCCGGTGGCGGACGCCGGGCGCCGGGCGTCCACTGATCGCTCCGGCTTCCTCGAGCGGGTTGAGGTAACCGAAGAGAGTCACCTTGTTCCGGGCCTCCGGTACGGCGTCGAGAATCTCCGCCACGGTCGCTCCGTGGATTCGCGCCGGCTCCTGAGACAAGAAGTGCAGGACGCGGTTGCCAATCTCACTGGTAAGGGCGCGCATGTGCATCACCTCCCTGGACGGCGGAGGGAGCGTAGGCGACATGGAACCCATTCTGGCGCATCGGCCGTTTCCTCCTTCGGATCGAAGGTTGCGCACTGCGTGACGCGATTGTTCCCTTGCATCTATTCGCACAACTGTTACAGAAGTTAGATTTATCCTTATAGTGAGGAGTAGCGCGCAACCGGGATCGCCGGTCTCGGCACGAGCACTGGGGGATGCACATGAAGGTGCCTGGCAAGGCAGTCGTGGTCGTAGCGTTCGCTCTCGCTACTGCCGGCTGCACCAGCCCCAGCGCCGCTTCCTTCTCGTCCGCTGCGAGCGCGCCCTCCGGCGGTGCTTCCTCGACGGCCGCAGAACGGTTGCCGGCTGCGCCCGCACCGACGGAGAACGTCCCGTCGACGGAAGCCTCTGCAAGTGATGCGGAGCAGGCACCGGAGCTGGCTGTGGAAATGGCCACGATCGGTATCGCCGCGAAGGCGGCTACCGCCTTCTGCCGACCCTCCTTGGACTACGACACGTGGATCGCCGAGCTCTACCCGTTCCTCAGTCAGCACGCTGCGGTGGCCTACGAAACGGTCGACCCGACGAACGTGCCCTGCACGACCCTCACCGGCGATGCGACAGTCCGAGACGGTGAC belongs to Rathayibacter caricis DSM 15933 and includes:
- a CDS encoding alpha/beta hydrolase family protein; its protein translation is MNKMIVGAAAAGGLAVAGVVGSIFAARQVVLPVDPPEIPILRQDGKTMTLAVDGKTVSPGILGVFRTDRTGHATLSRPIHTDPVTGATTRRIESTWGASFAGEKAVICEGDVFAGPEAVDPDFVEVLVPGPLGDCPAWQFGPDENAECTWAIHVHGIRTKRIHALRSVPAMTALGYTSLVVSFRGDGDGPAVPHSASMLGQREWADVAAAIDYAAAHGAKKIVLIGWSLGGGVALLAAERTSRRDLLSGLVLVGPALNWKTAIEQGAVEMGLPRQVAILGLVGLRSKLASRLVGLPEPVDFDALDWVREPRAAALGCPILLFHSAGDTTLPMEVSQRFAKLNAPAVEMVETAATAHNTEYNVDPEVFDSTIARWISQHQ